A single window of Phycisphaerae bacterium DNA harbors:
- a CDS encoding DUF4279 domain-containing protein, giving the protein MSVRIAVGGKLYVPKRIFDHAHASVRFYGSALDPLTVKLALRLPADRTHRDGEPRLGRTRKGKVMEYSPYRGGMWAMTSERWVKSPRLSVHLEWLLSQLEPKAKAIAALRREGVNIDFFCFSSGSTPHPPSLPRTIRQRATALGIRIDIDHYVASTTERL; this is encoded by the coding sequence ATGTCTGTCCGTATTGCCGTTGGAGGAAAGCTGTACGTGCCGAAGCGTATTTTCGATCATGCGCACGCCTCCGTTCGATTCTACGGTTCGGCTCTAGATCCGCTAACCGTCAAGTTGGCGCTGCGCTTGCCTGCAGATCGGACACATCGAGACGGCGAACCGCGGCTGGGCCGAACCCGCAAGGGCAAGGTTATGGAATATTCGCCCTATCGCGGCGGGATGTGGGCCATGACTTCCGAGCGTTGGGTGAAGTCGCCTCGGCTATCTGTTCATCTTGAGTGGCTACTTTCCCAACTGGAGCCGAAGGCGAAAGCCATTGCCGCACTCCGCCGTGAGGGCGTCAACATCGATTTTTTCTGTTTTTCCTCCGGTTCGACGCCACACCCGCCGTCGTTGCCACGCACTATTCGGCAGCGCGCGACGGCGCTTGGAATCAGAATCGATATCGATCACTATGTCGCATCGACGACGGAGAGATTATGA
- a CDS encoding VWA domain-containing protein gives MLTRRTTKRPYGRKAAVMLQAVLFGSTVGVGVAALAVDTGLMYASKAELQNAADSAALAAVSRLVAETNAMTLAAAEAATFTQLHRVAGDYADVIEADIVPGHAVLVTGDRFEFQANQTPYDAIRVTLRRDQTAADGPVSLLFGKALGVNSAQIRATATAMLSPRDIAVSIDLSRSMNDDTELRHYTNYTSENDNTTRPGVKINLEDTWLAFPCEKGNNGVGNGIDPQPPGNPQNYNDQPGTGPGQPNSQGGNPSPGADPQGGANGCTGPRWGWMTGFGNEIVLGSYTPVGDPGLYYIPRYATCTDPDVINNITENLYNAEERAALLSGANDATDTYYFNRVKVLLGLAGWRSKKPDGKYNGGPGNHDDIVNTNELHQQASWPFGGGSWSDWVSYNASNATMMYATDSNFRYRYGIKTVMNYLLERQAANLLCPELADAPEMPLHSVKNAVQTMVDKLVELDTQDQLSLEVFATTGRHEVDLVGPSDSLSALDAFQAVADTLRDRQAGHYDSTTCIGCGVDEALAELTSSRARTMSAKVIILLTDGKPNVSPDGGDAEQYCLDVATEAAEMGATLYTIGVGADVKTELLEQMAEIGHGEYFFADSTPDEVTGQPKYVEQLTTIFNNLGTKRPPRLIQ, from the coding sequence ATGTTGACTCGCCGTACGACAAAACGTCCCTATGGTCGCAAGGCCGCCGTAATGCTTCAGGCGGTCCTCTTCGGGAGCACTGTCGGCGTCGGGGTCGCGGCACTGGCCGTCGACACCGGCCTGATGTACGCCTCGAAGGCGGAGTTGCAAAATGCCGCGGACTCGGCCGCGCTGGCCGCCGTGTCGCGGCTGGTCGCCGAGACCAACGCCATGACTCTGGCCGCGGCGGAGGCGGCCACCTTTACGCAGCTTCATCGAGTCGCCGGCGACTATGCCGACGTGATCGAGGCCGACATCGTGCCCGGACACGCGGTCCTGGTGACCGGCGATCGATTCGAATTTCAAGCCAACCAGACGCCGTACGACGCGATTCGCGTTACGCTGCGGCGCGACCAGACAGCCGCCGACGGCCCGGTTTCGCTGCTCTTCGGCAAGGCCCTCGGGGTGAACAGTGCACAGATCCGTGCGACCGCGACGGCCATGCTGAGTCCGCGCGACATCGCCGTGTCCATCGACCTTTCCCGGTCAATGAATGACGATACGGAATTGCGTCACTATACGAACTACACGTCGGAGAACGACAATACGACGCGGCCCGGCGTGAAGATCAACCTGGAGGACACGTGGCTGGCGTTTCCCTGCGAGAAGGGTAACAACGGCGTGGGCAACGGCATTGACCCCCAACCGCCGGGCAATCCTCAGAACTACAACGACCAGCCTGGAACGGGACCCGGCCAGCCCAATAGCCAGGGCGGCAATCCCAGTCCGGGGGCCGATCCGCAAGGGGGCGCCAACGGCTGCACGGGGCCGCGCTGGGGCTGGATGACCGGCTTTGGCAATGAGATCGTTCTCGGTTCCTACACGCCGGTGGGCGATCCGGGCCTTTACTACATCCCGCGGTACGCCACGTGTACGGATCCCGACGTTATCAACAACATCACGGAGAACCTATACAACGCGGAGGAGCGGGCGGCGCTGCTGTCCGGCGCCAACGACGCCACCGACACCTACTATTTCAATCGTGTCAAGGTCTTGTTGGGCCTGGCGGGTTGGAGGAGTAAGAAACCCGACGGAAAATATAACGGAGGACCGGGGAATCACGACGACATCGTGAACACCAATGAGCTTCATCAACAAGCCTCCTGGCCGTTCGGCGGCGGGTCGTGGAGCGATTGGGTGAGTTACAACGCGTCCAACGCGACGATGATGTACGCCACGGATTCCAATTTCCGCTATCGCTACGGCATTAAGACGGTGATGAACTACCTGTTGGAACGGCAGGCCGCCAACCTGTTGTGTCCGGAGCTGGCCGATGCGCCGGAGATGCCGCTGCATTCGGTGAAGAACGCCGTACAAACCATGGTCGACAAGCTGGTCGAATTGGACACGCAGGACCAGCTTTCGCTGGAAGTATTTGCCACGACGGGCCGGCATGAAGTGGACCTGGTAGGGCCCTCCGATTCGCTCTCGGCGCTGGATGCATTCCAGGCTGTCGCGGATACGCTGCGGGACCGGCAGGCCGGCCACTACGACAGCACGACCTGCATCGGCTGCGGCGTCGACGAGGCCCTGGCAGAGTTGACGAGTTCGCGCGCGCGAACCATGTCCGCCAAGGTGATCATTCTGCTCACCGACGGCAAGCCGAACGTCTCGCCGGACGGCGGCGACGCGGAGCAGTATTGCCTCGATGTCGCCACCGAAGCGGCCGAGATGGGCGCGACGCTTTACACGATCGGTGTGGGCGCCGACGTCAAGACTGAGCTGCTGGAGCAGATGGCGGAGATCGGCCACGGCGAATATTTCTTCGCCGACAGCACTCCAGACGAAGTGACGGGTCAGCCGAAATATGTGGAGCAGTTGACCACGATTTTCAACAACCTCGGCACGAAACGACCGCCGCGGTTGATCCAGTAA
- a CDS encoding Rieske 2Fe-2S domain-containing protein produces MAAENWADLGPVEPLKTKPLQQITVGKLKLAVSFINGQFSAVSGVCNHVGGPLGEGRLDGDYIVCPWHNWKFHCQTGLGEPGYEADAVPRHDTKIENGHLWVNTEPASKRTRAPHPAHPLARSVKRDDGPIRLVGISTTAMDAANPRYSTSDALLDCALEHARNNLGVETRLIRLNDLKFRHCEGYYSKSSHACTWPCSITQMDPNDQLDQVYEALVHWADVFIVSTPIRWGSAGSLYYKMVERMNCIQNQITIANKVLLHRKVAAFIITGGQDNIQAVAGQMLGFFAELGCHMPPFPYIAHSRGWSAEDMERNVRYVMDSKELRDGAADLVARAVELAKTLLSGEPGEARTSRGGRKAHQLDVKAQI; encoded by the coding sequence ATGGCCGCTGAAAACTGGGCGGATCTCGGTCCTGTCGAGCCGCTGAAGACCAAACCGCTGCAACAGATTACCGTTGGCAAGCTCAAGTTGGCCGTCTCCTTTATCAACGGTCAATTCAGCGCCGTCTCCGGCGTCTGCAACCACGTCGGCGGTCCGCTCGGCGAAGGGCGGCTGGACGGCGATTACATCGTCTGCCCCTGGCACAACTGGAAATTCCATTGCCAAACCGGCCTCGGCGAGCCCGGCTATGAAGCGGACGCCGTCCCGCGACACGACACGAAGATCGAGAACGGTCATCTCTGGGTCAACACCGAGCCCGCCAGCAAGCGCACCCGCGCGCCGCACCCTGCGCACCCATTGGCCCGATCGGTTAAGCGGGACGACGGCCCCATCCGTCTCGTCGGCATCTCCACGACCGCCATGGATGCCGCCAATCCGCGCTATTCCACCTCCGACGCCCTTTTAGATTGCGCCCTCGAGCACGCCAGGAACAACCTCGGCGTGGAAACGCGGCTGATCCGTCTGAATGATCTGAAGTTCCGTCACTGCGAGGGCTATTACTCGAAAAGTTCGCACGCCTGCACCTGGCCGTGCAGCATCACGCAGATGGACCCCAATGACCAACTCGATCAGGTGTACGAAGCCCTCGTCCACTGGGCCGACGTCTTCATCGTCTCGACGCCCATCCGCTGGGGCTCCGCCGGCAGTCTCTATTACAAAATGGTCGAGCGAATGAACTGCATCCAGAACCAGATCACCATCGCCAACAAGGTCCTGCTCCACCGCAAGGTCGCCGCCTTCATCATCACCGGTGGTCAGGACAACATCCAGGCCGTGGCCGGTCAGATGCTCGGCTTCTTCGCCGAACTGGGCTGCCACATGCCGCCGTTCCCATACATCGCGCATTCGCGCGGCTGGTCCGCCGAGGACATGGAGCGCAACGTACGCTACGTCATGGACAGCAAGGAACTGCGCGACGGCGCCGCCGACCTCGTCGCCCGCGCGGTGGAACTGGCCAAAACGCTCCTGTCAGGGGAACCCGGCGAAGCGCGCACCTCGCGCGGCGGCCGCAAGGCCCATCAACTCGACGTCAAAGCCCAAATCTGA
- a CDS encoding DUF4139 domain-containing protein → MTRWFFFITCVCVFAAPVHSEELKSTRIALFNSGVGFFEAACTVDGDDTAELTFRVDQINDILKSLILRDLDGGTIAAVQYPSRDPIEKSLKSFGVDISGKPTLANLLDQLRGVKVEVLAATPVIGQIFGVEKRKTITAQQTVIERDVLTIMTDTGLRSFELVDVAGVKILDPKVEGELNKALNTLALAHDADKKAVTLNFAGKGKRRVLVSYILETPVWKTSYRLGLTKDKKPFLQGWAMVDNATEQDWENVKLSLISGRPISFSMDLYEPLYIERPEEQLALYGSIRPPEYEESEKDEVYADAHAGRQGGGGGGGGGGLFRSGERQNQQGGLAGGRFVRGTELMSKEDAPGEVGAEEFLANMLRPGQTGVLSVASAQSAGELFEYAIKSPVSLKRQQSAMLPIVTEEIDGNKLSVFNPASHPKHPLNAVKLKNTSKLFLMQGPVTVFDGGVYAGDAKLPDLRADEERLVGYALDLTTVVDMDRASIPEEITQIRILKGTMIIQRKYLDERTYTVRNKGDTAKTVILEQDAGNDWTLVEPKEPYEKAGTLLRFKLDVPPGKSQTLKVRLVNAREEQLVLSNLGGEQIEIYLRMKVISEAMKQALTRIVHLRSALDQTRRQMESLTNDFNTISTEQSRIRENMKVLSQTSDVYRRYEKKFDEQETDIEKLRGDLVKLRDQEQKQLGELEQFLLSLEAQ, encoded by the coding sequence ATGACTCGTTGGTTTTTCTTCATCACTTGCGTGTGTGTCTTTGCCGCGCCGGTTCATTCGGAAGAACTCAAATCTACCCGGATCGCGCTCTTCAATTCCGGCGTCGGTTTCTTTGAGGCAGCCTGTACCGTCGACGGCGACGACACGGCTGAACTCACCTTCCGCGTCGATCAGATCAACGACATTCTCAAGAGCCTCATCCTCCGCGACCTGGATGGCGGCACGATCGCTGCGGTGCAATATCCGTCACGCGATCCCATCGAGAAATCATTGAAGTCCTTCGGCGTGGATATCTCCGGCAAGCCCACGTTAGCGAACCTCCTCGACCAGCTCCGCGGCGTTAAAGTCGAAGTCCTGGCCGCGACGCCGGTCATCGGCCAAATCTTCGGAGTGGAGAAGCGCAAGACCATTACCGCTCAGCAAACGGTCATCGAGCGCGACGTTCTCACCATCATGACGGATACCGGCTTGCGCAGCTTCGAACTAGTCGATGTCGCGGGCGTGAAGATCCTGGACCCCAAAGTAGAAGGCGAACTGAATAAAGCGCTGAACACCCTGGCCCTGGCTCACGACGCCGACAAGAAGGCCGTTACTTTGAACTTTGCCGGCAAAGGCAAACGGCGAGTACTGGTCAGTTATATCCTGGAGACTCCAGTCTGGAAGACGAGCTACCGGCTCGGACTGACCAAGGACAAGAAGCCCTTTCTACAAGGTTGGGCCATGGTCGACAACGCGACAGAACAAGATTGGGAAAACGTAAAACTGAGCCTCATTTCCGGTCGTCCGATCAGCTTCTCAATGGACCTCTACGAACCGCTGTACATCGAGCGACCCGAGGAACAACTGGCACTCTACGGCTCAATCCGACCGCCGGAGTACGAAGAGTCGGAAAAAGATGAAGTGTACGCCGACGCCCATGCTGGTAGACAAGGTGGTGGCGGAGGAGGTGGGGGTGGAGGCTTGTTCCGTTCTGGTGAGCGGCAGAATCAACAGGGCGGATTAGCAGGTGGGCGATTCGTGCGTGGGACTGAACTGATGAGTAAGGAAGATGCTCCAGGGGAAGTCGGCGCTGAAGAGTTCCTCGCGAACATGCTTCGCCCCGGTCAAACCGGAGTTTTATCCGTCGCCTCGGCCCAATCCGCCGGCGAGTTATTCGAATACGCCATCAAATCGCCGGTCTCGCTAAAGCGTCAGCAATCCGCCATGCTTCCCATCGTCACCGAGGAAATCGACGGCAACAAACTCTCCGTCTTCAATCCCGCATCCCACCCCAAGCATCCGCTCAACGCTGTCAAGCTAAAAAACACCAGCAAGCTCTTCCTCATGCAAGGACCGGTCACGGTCTTTGACGGCGGCGTTTATGCCGGCGACGCCAAGTTGCCTGACCTTCGGGCCGACGAGGAGCGGTTGGTGGGTTACGCCTTGGACCTGACTACGGTCGTGGACATGGATCGCGCCTCAATTCCGGAAGAGATTACGCAGATTCGTATTCTCAAGGGCACAATGATTATTCAGCGCAAGTACCTGGACGAGCGTACCTATACCGTGCGAAACAAGGGCGACACGGCCAAGACCGTGATCCTCGAACAAGACGCCGGGAATGACTGGACACTCGTCGAACCGAAGGAGCCTTACGAAAAAGCGGGCACCCTGTTGCGCTTCAAACTCGACGTACCACCGGGCAAGTCTCAAACGCTGAAAGTTCGGCTCGTAAACGCCCGCGAGGAGCAGCTTGTCCTATCGAACCTCGGGGGCGAGCAGATTGAGATTTACCTGCGAATGAAAGTGATCAGCGAGGCGATGAAGCAGGCCTTAACCAGGATCGTTCACTTGAGATCTGCGCTGGATCAGACTCGCCGCCAAATGGAGTCGCTGACCAACGATTTCAATACCATCTCCACTGAACAGTCCCGAATCCGCGAGAACATGAAGGTGCTCTCGCAAACCAGCGACGTCTATCGCCGTTATGAGAAGAAATTCGACGAGCAGGAAACCGATATCGAAAAGCTCCGCGGGGACCTGGTCAAGCTCCGCGACCAGGAGCAGAAGCAACTTGGGGAATTGGAGCAGTTCTTATTGTCCTTGGAGGCACAGTAG
- a CDS encoding response regulator yields MQTIRVILFTSNETARPEMRRMLTSLPQVRIVAELDEPSLFSQAVTQIPADLLIADLDPSAAVVLECLRQLKESAPDLPVFALSSVTDGNVVLTAMRAGIKEYLLKPLAIEELEQAIGRTVGAAGRTKQPGKLISIMGSAGGVGCTTIAVNLAVELADIVGESQKVALVDLDFRFGHVATLLDVHGPHTVADLCSTPEQLDPDMVLKALVRHDSGLYVLRRPHTFAQAEMITAAHCANVLSVLQEICAYVIVDGPTRHDPGGRSVLDAADFSFLVLQLLVTSVRNTDRMVQELSAQGFNPKRIAFLCNRQGRESAHLEVEQVETILNRKLFMSIADDWKAVSSSVNIGNPLKKEFERSRVRQDIRNLAMKIHCPQLAVTETAQRGGLLGKFLRMSHWHGGTSETAPDAAVPSVPSKSDGMSLPGTPWS; encoded by the coding sequence ATGCAGACGATACGTGTCATCCTATTCACGTCGAACGAGACCGCCCGGCCGGAGATGCGGCGGATGCTCACGTCGCTGCCGCAGGTGCGGATCGTGGCCGAGCTGGACGAGCCGAGCCTGTTTTCCCAGGCGGTCACGCAAATCCCCGCCGACCTGCTCATCGCCGATCTGGACCCCAGCGCGGCGGTTGTCCTGGAATGCCTGCGGCAACTCAAGGAGTCCGCGCCGGACCTGCCGGTCTTCGCGCTCAGCAGTGTGACCGATGGAAACGTCGTGCTGACGGCGATGCGGGCCGGCATCAAGGAGTACTTGCTCAAGCCGCTGGCCATCGAGGAGCTGGAACAGGCGATCGGCCGTACGGTCGGCGCGGCGGGGCGGACCAAACAGCCGGGCAAGCTGATTTCCATTATGGGCAGCGCCGGGGGCGTCGGGTGCACGACGATCGCGGTGAACCTGGCGGTCGAGCTTGCGGACATCGTCGGCGAGTCGCAGAAAGTGGCGCTGGTGGACCTGGACTTCCGGTTCGGGCACGTGGCGACGCTGCTGGACGTGCACGGCCCGCACACGGTCGCGGACTTGTGCAGCACTCCGGAGCAATTGGACCCGGACATGGTGTTGAAGGCGCTGGTGCGGCACGATTCGGGGCTGTACGTTCTGCGCCGGCCGCACACCTTCGCGCAGGCGGAGATGATCACGGCGGCGCACTGCGCCAACGTGCTTTCGGTGTTGCAGGAGATTTGCGCATACGTGATCGTGGATGGCCCGACGCGGCACGATCCCGGCGGGCGGAGCGTGCTCGACGCCGCGGACTTCAGCTTTCTCGTGTTGCAGCTTCTGGTGACCAGCGTCCGCAACACGGACCGCATGGTGCAGGAATTGTCGGCCCAGGGGTTCAATCCCAAGCGGATCGCCTTCCTGTGCAATCGGCAGGGGCGGGAGTCGGCGCACCTGGAGGTGGAGCAGGTCGAGACGATCCTCAATCGCAAACTGTTCATGTCGATCGCGGATGACTGGAAGGCGGTCAGTTCGAGCGTGAACATCGGCAATCCGCTAAAGAAGGAGTTCGAGCGGTCGCGGGTTCGGCAGGACATCCGCAACCTGGCGATGAAGATTCACTGCCCGCAACTGGCGGTGACGGAGACGGCGCAGCGCGGGGGGCTCTTGGGCAAGTTCTTGCGAATGAGCCACTGGCACGGGGGCACATCGGAAACGGCCCCGGATGCGGCTGTGCCGTCGGTTCCTTCGAAATCGGACGGCATGTCGTTGCCGGGGACGCCGTGGTCGTAG
- a CDS encoding pilus assembly protein N-terminal domain-containing protein, with product MNQTKDGFVAPRTRGPGRADGMRSFSEFAGMFAFLILVHGLAPAPRACGGEGIAAGPADCFPRAIANRTTRLTEFDDSFDIELVVPPSAEPLGDALCMGDELEPVAPEDLRLSPQDDANVMAEVLEHVESLLAHAGFSSPDDGRSRMNGLEPELNSQPVEEQVNKKRAESDDENDANDEDDEDEASADQDSLPVKMAPARANPPPAVTRQSPAPTITGNVIAGVSILSDNAERIIVGKNSSAAIDLTMDCDRAEIADPAVADIAVVSPRRVVVSGKSFGMTQMVLRVDSQQKVFNVLVEQDLSMLTNAIRSVSPTANVYPRSVNGTILLLGTVPDAQTGERIAEMASLFQGGPVRNQLSVAGVQQTLLRVVVAEVNKEAVRQLGFNWAIGGADWTRDFFFANNVGNLNPTVIGSNGLVDIAANPTPQMTYSIAPSANGPATNLTFGFPRAEFQVFMQALRQNSLARVLAEPNLVAISGQTATFLAGGEVPVPVTQGGATAGSITIEYKEFGIRLAFTPTVMAGQIVRLHVMSEVSDAIPGDTFAGGLPVFSFVTRRVESTVECGNGQTFAMAGLLNETIQAVARKLPGLGDLPVLGALFSSVEYQKNNTELVVLVTPQLVEPLDPQQIPPPPGSLMTEPNDFEFFGLSQLEGTPHEAPTFDRVPREIAPVNSPPVGSNGWVTTQVALRGPWGLADSDEN from the coding sequence ATGAACCAGACCAAGGATGGTTTTGTCGCTCCTCGCACCCGCGGCCCAGGACGGGCGGACGGGATGCGGTCTTTTTCTGAATTCGCGGGGATGTTCGCATTCCTGATCCTCGTCCACGGACTCGCGCCGGCGCCGCGGGCCTGCGGCGGCGAGGGGATCGCGGCCGGGCCGGCGGATTGCTTCCCGCGCGCGATTGCCAATCGAACGACGCGCCTCACCGAGTTCGATGACTCCTTTGATATCGAACTGGTTGTGCCGCCCAGCGCCGAGCCGCTGGGCGACGCGTTGTGCATGGGTGACGAGCTGGAGCCCGTTGCGCCGGAAGACCTGCGGCTGTCACCACAGGACGACGCCAACGTCATGGCGGAGGTACTCGAGCACGTTGAGTCGCTCCTGGCCCATGCGGGGTTCAGCAGTCCCGACGACGGCAGGAGCCGTATGAACGGGCTCGAGCCGGAGCTGAACAGCCAACCCGTCGAGGAACAGGTCAACAAAAAGCGGGCGGAGAGCGACGACGAAAACGATGCGAATGATGAGGACGACGAAGATGAAGCATCCGCCGATCAGGACTCGCTGCCGGTAAAGATGGCTCCCGCTCGGGCCAATCCGCCTCCGGCCGTGACTCGCCAGTCGCCCGCGCCGACCATTACGGGCAATGTCATCGCCGGCGTCAGTATCCTCAGCGATAACGCCGAACGCATTATCGTCGGCAAGAACAGTTCCGCGGCCATCGATCTCACGATGGACTGCGATCGGGCGGAGATCGCCGATCCAGCCGTCGCGGATATCGCGGTGGTGTCGCCCCGGCGCGTCGTCGTCTCGGGCAAGTCGTTCGGCATGACCCAGATGGTCCTGCGGGTCGATTCGCAGCAAAAAGTCTTCAATGTGTTGGTCGAACAGGACCTGAGCATGTTGACCAACGCGATCCGTTCGGTTTCGCCGACGGCCAACGTGTACCCGCGAAGCGTCAACGGCACCATCCTGCTTCTGGGAACGGTGCCGGATGCGCAGACCGGCGAGCGGATCGCCGAAATGGCGTCGCTGTTCCAGGGCGGGCCGGTTCGTAATCAGCTGTCGGTCGCGGGGGTGCAGCAAACGCTCCTTCGCGTCGTCGTCGCGGAAGTGAACAAGGAAGCCGTCCGGCAGCTCGGTTTCAATTGGGCCATCGGCGGCGCGGACTGGACGAGGGATTTCTTCTTCGCCAACAACGTCGGAAATCTCAATCCGACGGTCATCGGCAGCAACGGGCTGGTGGACATCGCCGCGAACCCGACGCCGCAGATGACGTATTCAATTGCGCCTTCCGCCAACGGTCCGGCCACGAACCTGACGTTTGGATTCCCGCGTGCGGAATTCCAGGTGTTCATGCAGGCGTTGCGGCAGAACTCTCTGGCGCGGGTGCTGGCGGAGCCCAACCTGGTCGCCATCAGCGGCCAGACGGCCACGTTCCTGGCGGGGGGAGAGGTTCCCGTCCCCGTCACCCAGGGCGGCGCGACGGCCGGCTCGATCACGATCGAGTACAAGGAATTTGGCATCCGCCTGGCGTTTACGCCGACGGTGATGGCTGGACAGATCGTTCGGCTGCACGTCATGAGCGAAGTCAGCGACGCCATTCCGGGCGACACTTTTGCGGGCGGGTTGCCGGTATTCAGTTTCGTGACGCGGCGCGTGGAATCGACGGTGGAGTGCGGCAACGGCCAGACGTTCGCGATGGCCGGATTGCTCAACGAGACGATCCAGGCGGTGGCGCGGAAGCTGCCGGGCCTGGGCGACTTGCCCGTGCTGGGCGCGCTGTTCAGTTCCGTGGAGTACCAGAAGAACAACACAGAGCTGGTGGTCCTGGTGACGCCGCAACTGGTCGAGCCGCTTGATCCCCAGCAGATTCCGCCGCCGCCGGGTTCCTTGATGACGGAACCCAACGACTTCGAGTTTTTCGGGTTGAGTCAATTGGAAGGGACGCCGCACGAGGCGCCCACTTTCGATCGCGTACCGCGCGAAATTGCGCCGGTGAATTCACCGCCCGTCGGTTCGAACGGATGGGTGACGACGCAGGTGGCGCTCCGCGGGCCGTGGGGCCTGGCGGACTCGGACGAGAACTAA
- a CDS encoding nuclear transport factor 2 family protein, translated as MSQNTASLESELNTTIQKGEIMAAFEKYYADDVVMQENNEQPCTGKLANRAREQAFVDSVAQVHGIKVVNSAVNGDVAFSEWLLDVTFRNGQRAKMAQVAVRRWKNDRVVHERFYYNKG; from the coding sequence ATGAGCCAGAACACTGCCAGTCTTGAATCAGAACTAAACACCACGATCCAGAAAGGCGAGATCATGGCCGCCTTCGAAAAATACTACGCCGACGACGTCGTCATGCAGGAAAACAACGAGCAGCCCTGTACCGGCAAGCTCGCCAACCGCGCCCGCGAGCAGGCCTTCGTCGATTCCGTCGCCCAGGTCCACGGCATCAAGGTGGTCAACAGCGCGGTCAACGGCGACGTCGCCTTCTCGGAATGGCTCCTCGACGTGACCTTTCGCAATGGCCAGCGGGCGAAAATGGCCCAGGTCGCCGTCCGCCGCTGGAAAAATGATCGCGTCGTGCACGAGCGGTTCTATTACAACAAGGGCTGA
- a CDS encoding acetyltransferase yields MTIRRAKLTDGESLLDIWLRSVRATHTFVPEQEIQSMIPQVRDYLASDETEFWVIRDDADAIMGFMGMSGGTMQSLFLAPEYHRRGAGRRLVQHAQARHAVLTVDVNEQNSSARAFYEACGFVVERRSELDDQGRPYPLLHMRWIAPD; encoded by the coding sequence ATGACCATCCGGCGGGCGAAACTGACAGACGGCGAGAGTCTTCTCGACATCTGGCTGCGGTCCGTTCGGGCGACCCACACATTCGTACCGGAGCAGGAAATCCAGTCCATGATCCCGCAGGTGCGGGATTACCTGGCGTCCGACGAGACGGAGTTCTGGGTCATCCGCGACGATGCGGACGCGATCATGGGATTCATGGGGATGTCCGGCGGTACTATGCAGTCGCTTTTCCTTGCGCCGGAGTATCATCGCCGCGGGGCCGGTCGTCGCCTGGTCCAGCATGCCCAGGCACGGCACGCGGTGCTGACGGTGGATGTCAACGAGCAGAACTCCTCCGCCCGCGCGTTCTATGAGGCGTGCGGCTTCGTCGTGGAACGGCGATCGGAATTGGATGATCAGGGGCGGCCATATCCGCTGTTGCATATGCGGTGGATCGCGCCGGATTAA
- a CDS encoding ribonuclease E inhibitor RraB — protein MVSRDGDREVLKALAAHGSDLSKPAHTIHYLYFRSLDAAKSAARELEAGGYRNVRVDRAPRLSLWERLFGPREYTSIAETHAVPSEEGVFATSDWMSALADKFGGYYDGWEASIEE, from the coding sequence ATGGTAAGTCGTGACGGAGATCGAGAGGTTTTGAAAGCACTGGCTGCGCACGGTTCGGACCTGAGCAAGCCGGCGCACACCATTCACTACCTGTACTTCAGGTCGCTGGATGCCGCAAAGTCGGCGGCGAGGGAATTGGAAGCCGGAGGCTACCGGAACGTTCGGGTGGATCGCGCTCCGCGGCTATCGCTTTGGGAGCGCCTTTTCGGCCCGCGAGAGTACACGAGCATCGCGGAAACGCACGCCGTGCCATCGGAAGAAGGCGTGTTCGCCACGTCGGATTGGATGAGCGCGCTGGCTGACAAGTTCGGCGGCTATTACGACGGTTGGGAGGCAAGCATCGAAGAGTAG